A DNA window from Chiloscyllium plagiosum isolate BGI_BamShark_2017 chromosome 9, ASM401019v2, whole genome shotgun sequence contains the following coding sequences:
- the LOC122552731 gene encoding neutral and basic amino acid transport protein rBAT-like isoform X2, with translation MIFVYYLPDLITNPGLLETAKTLDDYDAKMESAWSGFFFTKGHISSVMTKEDVGNKYRLFIMLLFSIPGTPIIFYGEEIGLKDYQASEYPLMRWDNSKYSGFTKGLPWITPDLNSNTPTVTHSF, from the exons ATGATCTTTGTTTATTATCTACCTGATTTGATAACAAATCCTGGTCTACTTGAGACTGCAAAAACATTGGATGACTATGACGCCAAGATGGAGAGTGCATGGTCTGGCTTCTTT TTTACTAAAGGACATATTTCATCTGTGATGACTAAAGAAGATGTTGGAAATAAATACAGATTATTTATAATGCTTCTCTTTTCAATTCCTGGGACTCCAATAATTTTTTATGGTGAGGAGATTGGTCTCAAAGATTACCAG GCATCAGAATATCCACTAATGCGATGGGACAATTCTAAATATTCTGGATTCACTAAAGGTTTGCCTTGGATAACTCCAGATTTGAACAGTAACACACCCACTGTTACG CATTCTTTTTGA